In a single window of the Candidatus Eisenbacteria bacterium genome:
- a CDS encoding ROK family protein yields MLSGRFSRFVVGVDLGATHCRAALFSPRGEMGNRLEKQLPHGDADEQVRFFLVLLEDLLAGEELSGLLGIGIGSCGPIDRERETVLEAPNRPGWNNVPLRRRVEERFSVPVSLENDANVAAFGEHRRGAGRGVRSLLGLTLGTGVGGGFIQDGRILVGAGGMAGEVGHIYIGGEGIRCRCGAVDCLEVYASAEGIKRTYQRRLGEPKEISCHAIFHLAREGDRLASEVIREASVLLGRGIASLQKVLDPDRIVIGGGLAREWDLLVEPAIREARDSIFVSQRDRFEVLPASLGTDAGLVGAAELVISRL; encoded by the coding sequence ATGCTGTCCGGACGGTTTTCCCGATTCGTCGTCGGTGTCGACCTCGGCGCCACGCATTGCCGCGCCGCCCTCTTCTCTCCCCGGGGGGAGATGGGGAACCGGCTGGAAAAGCAGCTTCCCCACGGCGACGCGGACGAGCAGGTCCGCTTCTTTCTCGTCCTTCTGGAGGATCTCCTCGCCGGCGAGGAACTCTCCGGCCTTCTCGGAATCGGTATCGGATCCTGCGGTCCCATCGACCGGGAGAGAGAAACCGTATTGGAGGCGCCCAACCGGCCGGGGTGGAACAACGTGCCCCTCCGCCGGCGCGTAGAGGAACGTTTCTCCGTCCCCGTCTCTCTCGAGAACGACGCCAACGTCGCCGCCTTCGGTGAGCACCGCCGGGGGGCGGGCCGTGGCGTGCGGAGCCTCCTCGGTCTCACCCTCGGCACCGGCGTGGGGGGAGGGTTCATACAGGACGGCCGCATCCTGGTCGGCGCCGGCGGCATGGCAGGCGAGGTGGGCCATATCTATATCGGCGGCGAGGGGATCCGATGCCGCTGCGGCGCCGTCGACTGTCTCGAGGTCTACGCATCCGCCGAGGGGATCAAAAGGACCTACCAGAGACGGCTTGGCGAACCGAAGGAGATCTCCTGCCACGCCATCTTCCACCTCGCCCGGGAGGGGGACCGCCTCGCATCGGAGGTGATCCGTGAAGCCTCCGTTCTTCTGGGTCGCGGAATCGCTTCACTGCAAAAGGTTCTCGATCCGGACCGGATCGTAATCGGCGGCGGTCTCGCCCGCGAATGGGACCTTCTCGTGGAGCCGGCGATTCGCGAAGCCCGTGACTCCATCTTCGTCTCGCAGAGGGATCGATTCGAGGTGCTCCCCGCGTCGCTCGGCACCGATGCCGGATTGGTGGGCGCCGCCGAACTGGTGATCTCCCGACTCTGA
- a CDS encoding DNA-directed RNA polymerase subunit omega, with translation MEKKTESTFTRSVPKVDNIYEMVVVAALRARQLNDVQRFRDPDQSRKIIDRALNEAFDDAIEYDGSKPPDGDESAEEPKGE, from the coding sequence ATGGAGAAAAAAACGGAATCCACCTTCACCCGATCCGTACCCAAAGTGGACAACATTTATGAAATGGTCGTTGTCGCCGCTCTGCGCGCCCGCCAGTTGAACGACGTGCAGCGGTTTCGCGACCCGGATCAGTCCCGGAAGATCATCGACCGCGCCCTGAACGAAGCCTTCGACGACGCCATCGAGTACGACGGCTCCAAGCCCCCGGACGGTGATGAATCGGCGGAGGAACCGAAGGGAGAGTGA
- a CDS encoding integration host factor subunit beta — protein MTKADLVEQIAGNTGLTKKDTAEAVDEFLRAIKDALRSGNHIEIRGFGTFKVKERKARTARNPRTGDPVPLPARRVPVFKVSKELKNRINQRNESGS, from the coding sequence ATGACGAAGGCGGACCTGGTCGAACAGATCGCAGGCAATACCGGCCTGACAAAAAAGGACACGGCGGAAGCCGTCGACGAGTTCCTCCGCGCGATCAAGGACGCGCTCCGCAGCGGCAACCACATCGAGATTCGCGGGTTCGGCACGTTCAAGGTCAAGGAGCGCAAGGCGCGGACGGCGCGGAATCCGCGGACCGGCGATCCCGTGCCTCTTCCCGCCCGCCGGGTGCCGGTGTTCAAGGTCTCGAAGGAGCTGAAAAACCGGATCAACCAGAGGAACGAAAGCGGATCGTAG
- a CDS encoding inositol monophosphatase translates to MIRFAEEAAREAGRLLLRHFRALDRSTVVYKGEKDMVTVADREAQELLIRRIRERFPDDRIRAEEEGGEIGGTGGVWYVDPLDGTTNFLHGFPFFSVSVARAEKGRFLAGVVHAPSLRETFAAEAEGGARLNGEPIRVSAVDDPLRALVATGFACVRSNRIPDGVPVFDRVVHRVEGVRRAGSAALDLASVAAGRFDGFWEMNLNVWDVAAGILLVRESGGVVTDFLGGDAMVERKELVAGNPAIHAFLLDQIAETAEAKGWALRDEA, encoded by the coding sequence GTGATCCGATTCGCCGAGGAGGCGGCCCGCGAGGCGGGGCGACTTCTTCTTCGACACTTCCGCGCCTTGGACCGCTCCACCGTGGTCTACAAGGGAGAGAAGGACATGGTGACCGTCGCGGATCGTGAGGCGCAGGAACTCCTGATCCGGAGGATCCGTGAGCGATTTCCCGACGACCGGATCCGGGCGGAAGAGGAGGGGGGGGAGATCGGGGGGACCGGCGGTGTTTGGTACGTGGACCCGCTCGACGGCACGACCAATTTCCTTCATGGGTTTCCTTTCTTTTCCGTTTCCGTCGCCCGCGCCGAGAAGGGGCGGTTTCTCGCCGGCGTGGTGCACGCGCCGTCTCTACGCGAAACTTTCGCCGCCGAGGCGGAAGGAGGGGCGCGCTTGAACGGTGAACCGATTCGGGTGAGCGCGGTCGACGATCCCCTCCGGGCGCTGGTGGCCACCGGCTTCGCGTGCGTCCGCTCCAACAGAATCCCGGACGGTGTTCCCGTGTTCGACAGGGTGGTGCATCGCGTCGAGGGGGTGAGGCGGGCCGGCTCGGCCGCGCTCGATCTCGCCTCCGTCGCCGCCGGGCGATTCGACGGTTTTTGGGAAATGAACCTGAATGTCTGGGACGTGGCGGCGGGGATCCTGCTGGTGCGCGAGTCGGGGGGCGTAGTGACGGATTTTCTCGGCGGCGATGCAATGGTGGAGCGTAAGGAACTGGTCGCCGGCAACCCGGCGATTCACGCTTTCCTCCTCGATCAAATCGCTGAAACGGCGGAGGCGAAGGGTTGGGCGCTGCGGGACGAAGCGTAG
- the tmk gene encoding dTMP kinase — MGLFIAFEGLDGAGTTTQARLLADRLDEEGLPVHLTKEPSEGPVGNLISLVLKRRLVSPRAGRPLDPFPDDLLALLFAADRIDHLHAEILPKLREGVTVITDRYLLSSYAYQSLGCDLRWVREVNVQAILPDVTFLIDVPAPVCLRRIERERWETELFEGLDKLAVVRKNYLRLAASSIGEAMNMHRLDGEKEIRSLHREIWNLLRDQEEIRRREGGAAPEDRSQLRLTLGGAEEGPLSEWGEE, encoded by the coding sequence ATGGGTCTCTTCATCGCCTTCGAGGGATTGGACGGGGCGGGAACGACGACACAGGCGCGGCTCCTGGCCGACCGGCTGGATGAAGAGGGACTGCCCGTTCACCTGACGAAAGAACCCTCCGAGGGACCGGTGGGGAACCTGATTTCCCTGGTCCTCAAGAGGCGTCTCGTTTCTCCCCGCGCGGGGCGTCCCCTCGATCCGTTTCCCGACGATCTTCTGGCGCTCCTCTTCGCCGCGGACCGGATCGATCACCTGCACGCCGAGATCCTGCCCAAACTGCGGGAGGGGGTAACGGTCATTACCGACCGCTACCTGCTCTCCTCTTACGCCTACCAATCCCTCGGCTGCGATCTTCGCTGGGTACGCGAGGTGAACGTCCAAGCGATCCTTCCGGACGTCACCTTTCTAATCGACGTCCCCGCTCCGGTCTGCCTGAGGCGGATCGAGCGGGAGCGATGGGAGACGGAACTGTTCGAGGGGCTGGATAAACTGGCCGTGGTGCGGAAGAACTACCTGCGCCTCGCCGCCAGCTCCATCGGCGAGGCGATGAACATGCACCGGCTCGACGGCGAAAAAGAGATCCGTTCCCTTCACAGGGAGATCTGGAATCTGCTCCGTGACCAGGAGGAGATTCGCCGGCGGGAGGGAGGCGCGGCCCCGGAGGATCGTTCCCAACTCCGGTTGACTCTGGGCGGTGCGGAGGAGGGCCCGCTTTCCGAATGGGGAGAGGAGTAG
- a CDS encoding DUF92 domain-containing protein, whose amino-acid sequence MGAAGRSVGEPLRKAVHLGTLLGLPVLRALPPDRAAAAAFLFTLALLPLGPTLFRRIARLGESWFRFTAAVAAFPAGTALFLFLFPERPEIAAGAWAILAAGDSAAWLAGRFLPRPALPWNRRKSVAGTAAFLLAALPAGALAAAWIGDLPLSNAFALLAGPALLGALVESLPVRGGDNLTVILSSGALLGVLAPGSVIGPGEIGARVPAAAAVLFLSSLVGLRARAFDRAGAIAGSGLAIVPWLFLGWRGFLPFLLFIVLGSAAGLIRRAGPPERSARHAAANLGPASLLALLAGLSGSATLRAAFLAAVAAPLADTLESEIGLLSRRPPRLITGGRPVAPGTNGAVTPLGSIAGAAGALLIAAVGSAVGLVDPSVAAIAAAAGFAGSLGDSVLGATAERAGRLTNGEVNFFAALAAALIVLLVLSVTGAGRTPPT is encoded by the coding sequence TTGGGCGCTGCGGGACGAAGCGTAGGGGAGCCGCTGCGCAAGGCGGTTCATCTGGGTACCCTCCTCGGGCTTCCGGTTCTGCGGGCGCTTCCGCCGGACCGGGCCGCCGCGGCCGCCTTTCTCTTCACTCTCGCGCTCCTCCCCCTCGGCCCCACGCTCTTCCGCCGGATCGCGAGACTGGGGGAGAGCTGGTTTCGTTTCACCGCGGCGGTCGCCGCGTTCCCGGCGGGGACCGCACTCTTCCTTTTTCTCTTTCCCGAGAGGCCGGAGATCGCCGCGGGGGCTTGGGCGATTCTGGCGGCGGGGGACTCCGCGGCCTGGTTGGCCGGGCGGTTCCTCCCGCGCCCCGCCCTCCCCTGGAACCGGCGAAAGAGCGTGGCCGGGACGGCCGCCTTCCTCCTCGCCGCGCTCCCCGCGGGCGCGCTCGCCGCCGCGTGGATCGGCGATCTTCCACTCTCGAACGCCTTCGCGCTCCTCGCCGGGCCGGCGCTTCTCGGCGCGCTCGTCGAGAGCCTGCCGGTTCGAGGGGGAGACAACCTTACCGTTATCCTCTCCTCCGGGGCGCTTCTCGGAGTTCTCGCGCCGGGTTCGGTTATCGGCCCGGGCGAGATCGGCGCGCGCGTTCCGGCGGCGGCGGCCGTTCTCTTCCTGTCGTCGTTGGTGGGCTTACGCGCCCGCGCTTTCGACCGCGCCGGCGCGATCGCCGGATCGGGGCTCGCCATCGTCCCATGGCTTTTCCTCGGCTGGCGCGGTTTTCTCCCGTTCCTTCTCTTCATCGTTCTCGGTTCCGCGGCGGGCTTGATCCGCCGCGCCGGACCCCCGGAGCGCTCCGCCCGCCACGCCGCGGCAAACCTGGGACCCGCTTCCCTTCTCGCGCTTCTCGCCGGCCTCTCCGGATCGGCCACGCTCCGGGCCGCCTTTCTCGCCGCCGTCGCCGCGCCGCTTGCGGACACTCTGGAGAGCGAGATCGGCCTTCTCTCCCGGCGGCCGCCCCGCCTGATCACCGGCGGCCGCCCGGTCGCACCGGGAACGAACGGCGCCGTCACCCCGCTCGGGAGCATTGCCGGCGCCGCCGGAGCGCTTCTGATCGCCGCCGTCGGCTCGGCCGTCGGATTGGTCGATCCCTCCGTCGCCGCGATCGCCGCCGCGGCCGGCTTCGCGGGCTCCCTCGGGGACAGCGTTCTCGGCGCGACGGCGGAGCGCGCGGGCCGCCTCACCAACGGCGAGGTGAACTTCTTCGCCGCTCTCGCGGCGGCGCTCATCGTTCTTCTCGTTCTTTCCGTGACGGGCGCCGGAAGAACGCCTCCGACCTGA
- a CDS encoding NAD-binding protein: MEQDHVTVVGAGTMGAGIAQVFAQVGYRVDLVDLDDEILAGSRDRIERSVKKLASRGAIDPSRMDGILERIHTVRGLPNILPSFLVVEAVTESFDVKSDVFRRLDLAAPREAILTTNTSSLSVTGLASLTGRPERVMGTHFMNPPPLIDLVELVRGDMTGDDIYARMDVLVRRLGKQPVEVQDFPGLVSNRILMPMINEAIYAVMEGVASAEAIDMVMRAGLNHLMGPLHLADFIGLDVTLQVLENLYDGFSDPKYRPCPLLRRMVEAGYLGRKSGRGFFEYED, encoded by the coding sequence TTGGAACAGGATCACGTCACCGTCGTCGGCGCCGGCACCATGGGAGCAGGTATCGCCCAGGTTTTCGCGCAGGTCGGCTACCGGGTCGACCTGGTGGACCTGGATGACGAGATCCTCGCCGGTTCCCGGGACCGGATCGAGAGAAGCGTGAAGAAGCTCGCCTCCCGCGGGGCGATCGATCCCTCCCGCATGGACGGCATCCTGGAGAGGATTCACACGGTTCGGGGCCTGCCGAACATTCTCCCCTCTTTTCTCGTCGTCGAAGCGGTGACGGAAAGTTTTGACGTCAAGAGCGACGTCTTCCGCCGGCTCGACCTCGCCGCGCCCCGCGAGGCGATTCTCACCACCAACACGTCGTCCCTCTCGGTGACCGGCCTCGCCTCCCTCACCGGCCGGCCGGAGCGGGTGATGGGGACGCATTTCATGAACCCGCCGCCGCTGATCGATCTCGTGGAGCTGGTGCGGGGAGACATGACCGGCGACGATATCTACGCCCGGATGGACGTGCTCGTCCGGCGGCTCGGCAAGCAACCGGTGGAGGTACAGGATTTTCCCGGCCTCGTCTCCAACCGGATTCTGATGCCGATGATCAACGAGGCGATCTACGCGGTCATGGAGGGCGTGGCGAGCGCCGAGGCGATCGACATGGTCATGCGCGCTGGCCTGAACCATCTCATGGGCCCGCTCCACCTCGCCGATTTCATCGGCCTGGACGTGACGCTTCAGGTGTTGGAGAACCTGTACGACGGTTTCTCCGACCCCAAGTACCGTCCCTGTCCGCTGCTCCGGAGGATGGTGGAGGCGGGCTACCTGGGCCGCAAGAGCGGGCGGGGATTCTTCGAGTATGAAGACTGA
- the uvrA gene encoding excinuclease ABC subunit UvrA produces MKTERGGPRRRKAAGGERKTVIRVRGASEHNLKSIDVDLPRDRLVVITGLSGSGKSSLAFDTIYAEGQRRYVESLSAYARQFLGQMDKPEVESIEGLSPAIAIEQRSASRNPRSTVGTVTEIYDHLRLLFARVGVPHCPDCGVPIENQTVQQMVDRIERFPAGERLRILAPVVRGKKGEHREIFRRLRGEGFARVMVDGAERELEEEIRLVKTKKHDISVVVDRIRVKPEVLGRLADSLATALAAGEGLVEVLRENGRTEVFSEKLACARCGFSFSEISPRLFSFNSPYGACPACGGLGTHREIDQALVVPDPDVSVAEGGVVPWGPTRGKWNQAILEALARSLGFSLDAPFRRLPKPARETLLRGRGEERVTVDWSRPSGTGRLKVPFEGVIPWLERRYRETGSEHVRRWIEGFMTAGSCRVCGGARLRPEALAIRIHGRRIDELTALSIRDLGDAIDGVPWTEREGTIARQVLKEIRERLRFLNDVGLSYLTLARSSGTLSGGEAQRIRLATQIGSGLTGVLYVLDEPSIGLHARDNKRLLETLFRLRDLGNTVLVVEHDRETIEAADWVVDLGPGAGIHGGEVIAEGTPAEVAANERSLTGAYLRGDRAVPIPARRRPGNGGTVEIVGARENNLKKIRVRFPLGKLICVTGVSGSGKSTLVTEILYKGLARKLYGARAVPGAHTRINGLRHIDKVVEIDQSPIGRTPRSNPATYTGAFTPIREVFSLLPESRMRGYAPGRFSFNVRGGRCEACRGDGTIKIEMHFLPDVYVKCDVCKGKRYNRETLEIRYKGYTIADVLDLTVDEAAELMENIPAVRRKLELLSQVGLGYIHLGQPAPTLSGGEAQRIKLSTELSKRATGRTVYILDEPTTGLHFEDVRLLLDVLGRLADAGNTVIVIEHNLDVVKTADEVIDLGPEGGDDGGRIIARGTPEEVARVEGSFTGRELRSLFEREGRRKAGVA; encoded by the coding sequence ATGAAGACTGAGCGCGGGGGCCCGCGCCGCCGAAAGGCCGCGGGCGGGGAGAGGAAAACGGTGATCCGCGTACGCGGCGCTTCGGAGCACAACCTCAAGTCGATCGACGTCGACCTTCCCCGGGACCGCCTGGTGGTGATCACCGGCCTCTCCGGGAGCGGCAAGTCGTCGCTCGCGTTCGACACGATCTACGCCGAAGGGCAGCGGCGGTACGTGGAGTCCCTTTCCGCCTACGCCCGTCAGTTCCTCGGCCAGATGGACAAGCCGGAGGTGGAGTCCATCGAGGGGCTCTCACCGGCCATCGCCATCGAGCAGAGGAGCGCCTCCCGGAACCCGCGTTCCACCGTGGGCACGGTGACCGAGATCTATGACCACCTGCGTCTTCTTTTCGCGCGGGTCGGCGTCCCCCATTGCCCCGACTGCGGGGTGCCGATCGAGAATCAAACGGTGCAACAGATGGTGGACCGGATCGAGCGATTCCCCGCCGGCGAGCGGCTGCGGATCCTGGCGCCGGTGGTGCGCGGCAAGAAAGGGGAGCACCGGGAGATCTTCCGGCGCCTCCGCGGCGAGGGCTTCGCCCGGGTGATGGTGGACGGCGCGGAGAGAGAGCTGGAGGAGGAGATCCGCCTCGTGAAGACGAAGAAACACGACATCTCCGTCGTGGTGGATCGGATCCGCGTGAAGCCGGAGGTGCTCGGCCGCCTCGCCGACAGCCTAGCCACGGCGCTCGCCGCCGGTGAAGGTCTGGTGGAGGTGCTCCGCGAGAACGGCCGGACGGAGGTCTTCTCCGAGAAACTCGCCTGCGCGCGCTGCGGCTTCTCTTTCTCCGAGATCAGCCCGCGTCTCTTCTCCTTTAACTCCCCCTACGGCGCCTGTCCCGCCTGCGGCGGCCTCGGCACGCATCGGGAGATCGACCAAGCGCTGGTGGTCCCCGATCCGGACGTCTCCGTCGCCGAGGGAGGGGTCGTCCCCTGGGGACCGACGCGCGGGAAATGGAACCAGGCGATCCTGGAAGCCCTCGCCCGCTCCCTCGGTTTCTCGCTGGACGCGCCCTTCCGCCGGCTGCCGAAGCCGGCGCGGGAGACGCTTCTGCGCGGGCGCGGCGAGGAGCGCGTCACCGTCGACTGGAGCAGGCCGAGCGGAACCGGACGGCTGAAGGTCCCCTTCGAGGGAGTGATCCCCTGGCTCGAACGGCGTTACCGGGAGACCGGATCGGAGCATGTCCGGCGCTGGATCGAGGGGTTCATGACCGCCGGTTCCTGCCGCGTGTGCGGCGGAGCCCGGCTTCGGCCCGAGGCGCTCGCCATCCGGATCCACGGCCGCCGCATCGACGAGCTGACCGCTCTTTCGATCCGCGATCTCGGCGACGCGATCGACGGCGTCCCCTGGACCGAGCGGGAGGGGACCATCGCCCGGCAGGTGCTCAAGGAGATACGAGAACGGCTCCGCTTCTTGAACGACGTGGGACTCTCCTATCTCACCCTCGCCCGGAGCTCGGGAACGCTCAGCGGCGGCGAGGCGCAGAGAATCCGTCTCGCCACCCAGATCGGATCGGGGCTGACCGGAGTCCTTTATGTGTTGGACGAGCCCTCCATCGGTCTGCACGCGCGGGACAACAAGAGGCTCCTCGAAACGCTTTTCCGGCTCCGCGACCTGGGGAACACGGTGCTCGTGGTGGAGCACGACCGGGAGACGATCGAGGCGGCGGACTGGGTGGTCGATCTCGGCCCCGGCGCCGGCATCCACGGCGGCGAGGTGATCGCGGAAGGGACGCCGGCGGAGGTGGCCGCGAATGAGCGCTCCCTCACCGGCGCCTATCTGCGCGGCGACCGCGCCGTTCCGATTCCCGCCCGCCGCCGGCCCGGCAACGGCGGGACCGTCGAGATCGTCGGCGCCCGCGAGAACAACCTGAAGAAAATCCGGGTTCGTTTTCCCCTCGGCAAGCTGATCTGCGTCACCGGCGTCTCCGGTTCGGGGAAGAGCACCCTCGTCACCGAGATCCTATACAAGGGGCTCGCGCGGAAGCTCTACGGCGCCCGCGCCGTCCCCGGCGCCCACACACGGATCAACGGGCTCCGGCACATCGACAAGGTGGTCGAGATCGATCAATCGCCGATCGGGAGGACCCCGCGTTCCAACCCGGCCACCTACACGGGCGCCTTCACGCCGATCCGCGAGGTCTTCTCGCTCCTCCCGGAGTCGCGGATGCGCGGCTACGCGCCGGGGCGCTTCAGCTTCAACGTGAGGGGGGGGCGGTGCGAGGCGTGCCGGGGGGACGGCACGATCAAGATCGAGATGCACTTCCTGCCGGACGTGTACGTCAAGTGCGACGTCTGCAAGGGGAAGCGCTACAACAGAGAAACCTTGGAGATTCGCTACAAGGGGTATACCATTGCGGACGTGCTCGACCTGACGGTGGACGAAGCGGCGGAGTTGATGGAGAATATTCCCGCGGTCCGCCGCAAACTGGAACTCCTCTCCCAGGTGGGACTCGGCTACATCCATCTCGGACAGCCGGCGCCCACCCTCTCCGGCGGAGAGGCGCAGCGCATCAAGCTCTCGACCGAGCTTTCCAAGCGCGCCACCGGACGAACGGTGTACATCCTCGACGAGCCCACCACGGGTCTCCACTTCGAGGACGTGCGCCTGCTTCTGGACGTGCTGGGGCGTTTGGCGGACGCGGGAAACACGGTGATCGTGATCGAGCACAATCTGGACGTCGTCAAAACCGCCGACGAGGTGATCGACCTCGGCCCGGAAGGGGGAGACGACGGCGGCCGCATCATCGCCCGCGGCACCCCCGAGGAGGTGGCCCGGGTGGAGGGATCTTTCACGGGCCGGGAACTCCGGTCCCTGTTCGAACGGGAAGGGAGGCGCAAGGCCGGTGTCGCTTGA
- a CDS encoding acetyl-CoA C-acyltransferase: MAERREVWIAGAARTAIGRYLKGLAGVSVVELGAAAVREAVGRSGIPPESIDEVVLGNVLGAGAGQGPARAAALRAGLPAETDAYLVNQVCGSGLRAVMLGAGRIALGEADAVVAGGMESLSRAPHYLEGARSGVRSGDLHLADAVNRDGLFCAFSGEAMGRIMDRVAAEAGIGREEQEKLALESHRRAAAAREGGRFRAEIVPVDTPLPNGGSRVFDADEGPRAGMTAEGLAKMEPCFTEGGTVTAGTSSGLADGAAAVVLVGAGAAERAGIEPLARIEGYASAAAEPSRVFETPVRAIHRLMERTGRSIGDYDWIEMSEAFAAQMILDGRTLRWDPERVNPEGGAVALGHPLGASGARILVTLLHTLGIRGGRRGLASICLGGGVGLALSVEKA; the protein is encoded by the coding sequence GTGGCGGAGAGGCGGGAGGTCTGGATAGCCGGCGCGGCGCGCACCGCGATCGGTCGATACCTAAAGGGACTCGCCGGCGTCTCCGTTGTCGAACTGGGCGCCGCCGCGGTCCGGGAAGCGGTCGGGCGTTCCGGGATTCCACCGGAGTCGATCGATGAGGTCGTCTTGGGAAACGTGCTCGGCGCGGGCGCGGGCCAGGGACCGGCGCGGGCGGCGGCGCTCCGGGCGGGGCTCCCGGCGGAGACGGACGCGTATCTGGTGAACCAGGTGTGCGGCTCCGGGTTGCGCGCGGTGATGCTCGGCGCGGGACGGATCGCCCTCGGCGAGGCGGATGCCGTCGTCGCGGGCGGGATGGAGAGCCTCTCACGGGCGCCCCACTATCTCGAGGGGGCGCGCTCCGGCGTCCGGTCCGGGGACCTGCATCTCGCCGACGCCGTGAACCGGGACGGTCTTTTCTGCGCTTTCAGCGGCGAAGCGATGGGGCGGATCATGGATCGCGTCGCCGCGGAGGCGGGGATCGGCCGAGAGGAGCAGGAGAAGCTCGCTCTGGAGAGCCACCGGCGGGCGGCGGCGGCCCGAGAGGGGGGGCGATTCCGCGCGGAGATCGTCCCGGTGGACACCCCCCTCCCGAACGGAGGATCCCGCGTCTTCGACGCCGACGAGGGACCGCGTGCCGGCATGACGGCGGAGGGGCTCGCCAAGATGGAGCCCTGCTTCACGGAGGGGGGAACGGTGACCGCCGGGACCTCCTCGGGTCTGGCGGACGGCGCGGCGGCGGTGGTTCTCGTCGGCGCCGGCGCGGCCGAGCGGGCGGGGATCGAGCCGCTCGCCCGGATCGAGGGTTACGCCTCGGCGGCGGCCGAGCCGAGCAGGGTTTTCGAGACGCCGGTTCGGGCGATCCATCGCCTGATGGAGAGAACCGGCCGTTCGATCGGCGATTATGATTGGATCGAGATGAGCGAGGCTTTCGCCGCGCAGATGATCCTGGACGGGCGGACGCTCCGCTGGGATCCGGAGCGGGTGAACCCCGAGGGGGGCGCCGTCGCCCTCGGCCATCCGCTCGGAGCGAGCGGCGCGCGAATCCTGGTCACGCTCCTTCACACGCTCGGCATACGGGGCGGCCGGCGGGGTCTCGCGTCGATCTGCCTCGGCGGAGGCGTCGGCCTGGCGCTCTCCGTGGAAAAGGCCTAG
- the gcvT gene encoding glycine cleavage system aminomethyltransferase GcvT — MSLDSEQQMYRTALYDRHAAAGAKMVPFAGWEMPIQYASILEEHTAVREKAGLFDVSHMGEVILSGPDRERVADRITTARIEGTEKGEVQYALLMNEQGGIVDDILVYNLPEAVLLVVNGANWKKDLDWIRRQAGNDAEVRDDSLATSQVALQGPRSTEILGKVADRSLFRLPYYRAARGKVAGVDALVSRTGYTGERGYEVYVKWDDGPAVWDALLEAGRDAGIRPIGLGARDSLRMEMRYCLYGNDISDTTSPLDAGLRWVVRAKEGDWIGRRAWEAALAAGPKRKLLAFRLGPRDLPRHGYPILREGKTVGTVTSGGFSPTLKTGIALGYVDAAAAKAKDGFTIEIRNREAEAIPVKGSFVPSSVKDDEEEGQ; from the coding sequence GTGTCGCTTGATTCCGAACAGCAGATGTATCGTACCGCCCTTTACGATAGGCACGCGGCGGCGGGGGCGAAGATGGTCCCCTTCGCCGGTTGGGAAATGCCGATCCAGTACGCCTCCATCCTGGAGGAGCACACGGCGGTGCGCGAGAAGGCGGGCCTCTTCGACGTGAGCCACATGGGAGAGGTCATCCTCTCCGGCCCGGACCGGGAGCGCGTCGCCGACCGGATCACGACGGCGCGGATCGAGGGGACCGAGAAGGGGGAGGTACAGTACGCACTGCTCATGAACGAGCAGGGGGGCATCGTGGACGATATCCTCGTCTACAACCTCCCCGAGGCGGTGCTCCTTGTGGTGAACGGCGCCAACTGGAAGAAGGACCTGGATTGGATCCGCCGGCAGGCGGGCAACGACGCCGAGGTGCGGGACGACAGCCTCGCCACCAGCCAGGTCGCCCTGCAGGGGCCGCGGTCGACGGAGATCCTCGGGAAGGTGGCGGACCGTTCCCTTTTCCGGCTTCCCTACTACCGCGCGGCGCGCGGGAAGGTGGCGGGGGTGGACGCGCTCGTGTCGCGCACCGGTTACACCGGCGAGCGGGGCTACGAGGTGTACGTCAAATGGGACGACGGCCCGGCGGTGTGGGACGCCCTCCTGGAGGCCGGGCGGGACGCCGGCATCCGGCCGATCGGCCTCGGCGCCCGGGATTCGCTTCGAATGGAAATGCGATACTGTTTATACGGAAACGATATTTCCGACACCACCAGTCCCCTCGACGCCGGGCTCCGCTGGGTGGTCCGCGCGAAAGAGGGGGATTGGATCGGCCGGCGGGCTTGGGAGGCGGCGCTCGCCGCCGGGCCGAAGCGGAAGCTGCTCGCCTTCCGCCTCGGGCCGCGGGACCTCCCGCGCCACGGCTACCCCATCCTGCGGGAGGGGAAAACGGTGGGGACCGTCACCAGCGGCGGTTTCTCCCCCACACTGAAAACCGGCATCGCCCTCGGCTACGTGGACGCCGCGGCGGCCAAGGCGAAGGACGGCTTCACCATCGAAATACGGAACCGGGAGGCGGAAGCGATCCCGGTCAAGGGTTCGTTCGTTCCGTCGTCGGTGAAGGACGACGAGGAGGAGGGGCAGTGA